In one window of Temnothorax longispinosus isolate EJ_2023e chromosome 9, Tlon_JGU_v1, whole genome shotgun sequence DNA:
- the Pix gene encoding protein Pixie → MPPKKSMEETDRLTRIAIVNSDKCKPKRCRQECKRSCPVVRMGKLCIEVNPNSKIAAISEELCIGCGICVKKCPFEAISIINLPSNLEKETTHRYSKNSFKLHRLPIPRPGEVLGLVGTNGIGKSTALKILAGKQKPNLGRYSDPPDWTEILSHFRGSELQNYFTKILEDDLKALIKPQYVDQIPKAVKGTVQQLLDKKDECKNQMEICRMLDLLHIRDRSIEALSGGELQRFACAMVCIQNGDIFMFDEPSSYLDVKQRLNAAVTIRSLIHPDKFIIVVEHDLSVLDYLSDFICCLYGVPGAYGVVTMPFSVREGINIFLDGFVPTENLRFREESLVFKVAESATEEEVKRMNHYEYPAMSKTMGSFKLNVEKGQFTDSEILVLLGENGTGKTTFIRMLAGNLPPDDGSESIPQLHISYKPQKISPKSQGIVRQLLHEKVRDAYVHPQFVTDVMKPLKIDDIMDQEVQNLSGGELQRVALALCLGKPADVYLIDEPSAYLDSEQRLVAAKVIKRFILHAKKTGFVVEHDFIMATYLADRVIVFSGIPSLMTTAHSPQSLLNGMNRFLELLGITFRRDPNNFRPRINKNQSVKDLDQKRAGQYFFLEE, encoded by the exons ATGCCACCAAAAAAGTCAATGGAGGAGACGGATCGTTTGACCCGTATAGCGATTGTGAATTCAGATAAGTGTAAACCTAAACGATGTAGGCAAGAATGCAAGAGATCTTGTCCCGTAGTACGAATGGGAAAACTTTGTATAGAAGTTAATCCAAACAGTAAAATAGCAGCCATCTCGGAGGAACTGTGCATTGGATGTGGTATCTGTGTCAAg aaatgTCCATTTGAAGCGATTTCTATTATCAATCTTCCTAGTAATTTAGAGAAGGAAACGACGCATCGTTATTCTAAGAACTCATTTAAACTACACAGACTTCCTATTCCACGTCCCGGTGAAGTTCTAGGACTCGTAGGAACTAATGGAATTGGCAAATCGACTGCCCTTAAAATTTTAGCTGGCAAACAAAAACCAAACTTGGGGAGATATTCT GATCCACCAGATTGGACAGAAATTTTAAGTCATTTCAGAGGTAGCGAGTTGCAGAATTATTTCACCAAAATTTTGGAAGATGATCTTAAGGCACTTATTAAACCTCAATATGTTGACCAAATTCCTAAAGCCGTGAAAGGTACCGTGCAGCAACTTTTAGATAAGAAGGACGAATGCAAGAATCAGATGGAAATTTGCAGAATGCTTG atCTGTTACATATACGTGATCGAAGTATTGAAGCACTTTCCGGTGGTGAGCTTCAGCGATTTGCTTGTGCAATGGTATGCATTCAGAATGGAGATATTTTCATGTTCGACGAGCCTTCTTCCTATCTAGATGTCAAACAGCGTCTCAATGCTGCTGTAACTATTAGATCTCTAATTCATCCTGACAA GTTTATAATAGTAGTGGAGCACGATTTATCGGTTTTGGACTATCTGTCCGATTTCATTTGTTGCCTATATGGCGTTCCCGGGGCATATGGAGTCGTTACCATGCCTTTTTCCGTAAGAGAAGGAATAAACATTTTCCTCGATGGGTTTGTTCCCACGGAAAATTTACGATTTCGTGAAGAATCTCTTGTGTTCAAAGTAGCAGAAAGTGCAACTGAGGAAGAAGTGAAACGCATGAATCACTACGAGTATCCTGCTATGTCAAAAACAATGGGATCATTTAAGTTGAATGTCGAGAAAGGGCAATTCACCGATTCGGAAATACTTGTTTTATTAGGAGAAAATGGGACTGGTAAAACAACGTTTATCAGAATGCTGGCAGGCAACTTACCTCCGGATGATGGATCAG AAAGTATCCCTCAACTTCACATCAGTTATAAACCACAAAAGATAAGCCCCAAATCCCAAGGCATTGTCAGACAACTGTTACACGAGAAGGTCCGAGACGCATACGTGCATCCTCAATTTGTAACTGATGTAATGAAGCCTTTGAAGATCGACGATATCATGGATCAAGAAGTGCAGAATCTTTCTGGTGGAGAGTTACAGCGAGTCGCTCTAGCCCTTTGCCTTGGAAAGCCAGCTGATGTTTATTTGATTGACGAGCCATCCGCGTATTTGGATTCCGAACAACGTTTAGTTGCTGCAAAGGTCATCAAGAG ATTTATATTACACGCAAAGAAAACAGGATTTGTAGTGGAACACGATTTCATCATGGCTACATACTTGGCTGATCGTGTAATAGTATTTTCCGGTATACCGTCCTTAATGACAACTGCTCATAGTCCTCAATCTTTGTTAAATGGTATGAACAGATTTTTGGAACTATTGGGCATCACTTTCAGAAGAGATCCCAACAACTTTAGACCAAGGATCAATAAGAATCAATCGGTAAAA GACTTGGATCAGAAAAGAGCTGGACAGTATTTCTTTTTGGAAGAATAA